Sequence from the Pseudomonadota bacterium genome:
ACGGGGCGGTGCGCGCGCTGGTGCTCACCGCCGCCGCCATCTCATTCGTCTCGCTGCTCGTGGTGAACGGTGTGGTATGGGCGCGACGGACCTGACCTTCCGCGCCGAGACCGGCGCCTTCACCCTCGATGTCGCTCTCGACTTCGACGACGGCTGGACCGCCGTGTTCGGCCCCTCAGGCAGCGGCAAGACCACCCTGCTCGACTGCGTTGCGGGCCTGCGCCGCCCACGCCAGGGGCGCGTCGTGATCGGCGGGGTGCCGGTCTATGACAGCGAGCGCGGCGTCAACCTTCCCGCGCGCCATCGTCGCGTGGGCTACGTGTCGCAGGAAGGGCACCTCTTCCCCCACCTGACGGTGCGCCAGAACCTGCGCTTCGGCTGCCCGAGCGCGCCGCAGGCCGACGCGCCCCTCACGCTCGATGAGGTCGCGGCCATGCTCGAGGTGGGCGATCTGCTCGACCGTCATCCTTCGTCGCTGTCGGGCGGTCAGCGCCAGCGCGTCGCCCTTGGCAGAGCGCTGCTCTCGGCCCCGCGGCTGCTGCTGCTCGATGAACCGCTGTCTTCGCTCGACGTGACCCTGCGCCAACGCGTCATGACCTGTTTCGAGCGGGTGCGCGCGCAGGTCGGTGTGGCCTGCCTCTATGTCACCCACGACATCGGAGAGGTTCTCCGCCTGGCCGATCGGGTGGCGCTGATCTCCGGCGGGCGCATCTCCGGATGCGCGCCGCCATCATCGGTGCTTGCGTCGCTTGCCTCAGCCGACACCCTCGAGCAACACGCCGAAGGGCTCGAGACCGTGCTCGAGCTCGACGTGGCCGGCCACGACCCGGACGACGGCGTCACGCGCCTCTCACTGGGGGGCGATCAGGTGCTGCGGGTTCCGCTGGTGCCACACCAGAACGAGGCACGGGTGCGGGTTGCGCTGCGCGCGGACGACGTCATTCTCGCCATCGGCCCCACCGGCCAGCTCAGCGCCCAGAACGCGATTGCGGCGACGGTGACCGAGATCGTGGACCGAGGCAACGCCCACTACGTGCGCTGCGCCATCGAGGGGCAGCACGCCGTGTGGAGCCACATCACGCCTGCCGCATTGCGGCGCATGGCACTCACAGAAGGCACGGGGGTGACCCTCATCGTGAAATCACACTCCGTGAGGCGGCCGTGACCTTTCAGCTGGCGGGGCCCTTCCCGCACGAGAACGGCGATTGCCCCTACCTGCCCGGGCTGCAGTGGAGCGCCGACTACCTGGCCTCGAAGGGCGACATCGCAACCGCGCCGCTCGAGACCCTTCCGCTGCAGGCCAGCACCTTCGACGATCCATCGGCGACCCTTGCCCAGGCCGTGCCGTCGGCATCGGCGCCCGGGCCAGACAGCCCCTGGCCCGAGGGGCTCGATGATCTCGACGTCTTCGACCGGCTGCTCGCCTCGGGGTTTCGTCGCAACGGTCGTCTCTTCTACCGCACCACGTGCGCCACGTGCGCCGAGTGCGTCTCGCTGCGGGTCGACGTGGCCCGCTTCGCGCCCACAGGCGACCAGCGACGCGCCCTCAAGAAGAACCGCGACGTCACCGTCGAGATCGGAATGCCCGCGTACACCGTCGAGAAGCGCGACCTCTATCAGCGCTTCGTAGCAGCCCGCTACCCCAAGGCCAAGGAAGACGACCTCACCGCCGAGGCCTACGGCTGGTTCTTCGTCGATCACATCGGCAACACGCGGGAGATGCGCTACCGCATCGACGGCAGACTGGTGGGCGTGGGCCTGGTCGACCTCACGCGCGACGCCCTTTCGAGCGTGTACTTCTACTTCGACCCGGATCTTGGGTCACGCAGCCTCGGCACCTACAGCGCGCTGCGTGAGATCGATCTCTGCCGTCAGACCCGCCGCCGCTGGGTCTACCTGGGGTTCCGCATCGCCGGCTGCAAAGCCATGCGCTACAAGTCGCTCTACCGTCCGCATCAGCTGCTCGTTCCGGGGGTCGGCTGGCGCGACGAGGACGAAGCCGAGGCCCTGCTCCGCCCCTGACCCGCGCGCGCCCACCAACGCTGCGCGCCCCAAGCCGGCGCTCGCGTGCAGCGAGGCTGTCGGCCCGCAACGTCGCGCCCGGCGTCAGATCATGCGCGACAGCACCCGCTCGAGAAGCACCCCCGCCATCTCACGCCGATAGGCCTGCGTGCTGCGCAGATCGTCGATGGGACGCACCTCTTCACGAATCAGCGCAACCGCTCGCGCCACCGACGCAGCGGTGAGCCCGCCCTCGAGCAGCGCGGCCTCGGCGCGCGGCGCCCGAATCACCGTGGGGGCCACCGCGCCGCAAGCGATGCGCAGGGTTGAGAACCCCGTCTTGAACCCACCCTGACCATCGGGGCCTTCGCCGCGGGGAACCGCCGTCACCGCCACCGACACCTTGCTGATGGCCTGCGACTGGCGCTGGCCCAAACGCAGGAACCCGCCGCGAACCCCCTCTTGGGCGGCAAACCACACCGCCGTGATCAGCTCTCCATCGGCCAGGGTGCTGCGTCGGGGGCCACTGGCGAGATCGGCCACGCCCACGCAGCGCATCTCTCCGTCGCGCCCCATGATCTCGACCTCGGCCTCGAGGGTGTACAGCGCTGGCACTGTATCCGCCGCGGGCGAAGCGTTGGCGAGGTTTCCCCCGATGGTTCCCCGCCAGCGGATCTGCGGCCCGCCGATGACGGCGCAGCCATCGACCAGGGCCGGCGCGTACAGACGGCAGAAGGGTGAGCGCGCGATCTCTTCGTGGGTGACGCGGGCGCCGAGTCGCACCCGACCGTCGCGCACCTCGATGCCACCCAGTTCGGCGATGGCCGTGATGTCGACCCAGCTCGACGAGGGGATGACCCCGTCCTTGTGCATCACGAGCAGATCGGTTCCCCCCGCCAGGAAGTAGTGCGGCGCAGGCGTCATCTGCACGTGCGCGCGCAGCGCCTCGAGTGACTTCGGGCGCGCCACGGTGATGGTGGCGGGAGGCTTGAGCTCGCTCAGCTGGGCGGTCATGCGCTCGCCTCCGACGCGGCCGCCGCGCCGCTCTCGATGCGTGCGGCGTGCAGCACCGCATTGAAGATCTTGGTGTAGCCCGTGCAGCGACAGAGATTGCCCCCGAGGCCGTACTTCACGTCATCGAGGGTGGGGTTCGGGTTCTCGTCGAGCAGCGCCCGTGCCGCCATCACCATTCCAGGGATGCAGAACCCGCACTGCACCCCGCCCTCGGCGATGAACATCTCTTGTACCGAATCAAGACGCCCCTCCCGGGCCAGCCCCTCGATGGTCACGAGATCGGCCCCCTCGGCCTGAATGGCCAGCATGAGGCACGAGTCGACCGGATGGCCGTCGACGAAGATGGTGCAAGCGCCGCACTCGCCCTTGCCGCACCCTTCCTTCGTGCCGGTGAGATGGAGGTCTTCGCGCAGCACGTCGAGCAGGCGATGCGTGGGGTCGACCCACACATCGGTGGCCTTGCCGTTCACGCTGCACTGCAGGCGAAAGGTCTTGTCGGTGGGGGTATCACTCGGCATTGGCGGTCCTCCAGGCTTCCCAGACGCGTTCGGGGGTGGCGGGGATCTCGCGCAGCCCCGCATAGAGGGCGTCGCGCGACTTCACCGCACCGCGCAGCGCGTGCGCGATGGCGTTCACCACGGCCGGCGCCACCCCGATGAGCGGGGTCTCTCCGAGCCCCTTGGCGCCGTACGGCCCCCATGGGTAGGCGTGCTCGACGATGATGGGCACGATCTCGGGGGCGTCCATGGGCGTGGGGATGATGTAGGTCGAGAACTGGTGGTTGAGGATGCGCCCCTCGCGCAGAAGGTGCTCCTCGACCAGGCCGTAGCCCAGCCCCTGCACCACGCCGCCCTCGATCTGGCCTTCACCCGTCTGGGGATTGATCATCTTGCCCACGTCGTGGCCGCTCACCACCTTGATGGGCCGCACCTCGCCGGTGCGGGTGTCGACCTCGACCTCGACGGTGTTGGCCGACCAGGTGTAGGTGACGTAGGGGTGGCCTTCACCCGTATCGGTATCGAACGTGGTCTTGGGGGGAACCGACCAGCCCTGGGCCGACAGCTGCACGCACAGGCCCGTGGCCTCGCGCACCGCGTCAGTGAACGAGAGCAGCGACACATCGTGACCGGCCTGCGCGAGGGCTTCGTGCATGCGCGCCTTGATCTGGCGACAGCCATCACGCACCGCGTTGCCCGACATGAGCGTGGTGCGGCTGGCCACGGTGGGGCCGGAGTCCGGCACGCGACTGGTGTCAGGCTCGACCACGCGCACGGCCGTCACCGCGCAGCCCAGCTCTTCAGCGGCGATCTGACTGAGCACGGTGAGCATGCCCTGACCGATCTCGGTGGTACCCACCGCCAGGGTGACGGTGCCATCAGCGGCCACCACAACGTTGGCCCCCGCAGGATTGAGATGCTTGCCCAGGGCCCCCAGACCCACGCCGTAGTAGGTGACGGCGAGACCGATGCCGCGCCGCACGGGGCTCGTGGGGTCTTGCGCGTCGTACTCGCGTCGCTTGCGCTCGAACTCGGCGGCCTCGGTGACCCGATCGACCACCTCGCGAAAGCCTACGCTCGACTCGAGCGGGTGGCCCGTCACGGTCACGTCGCCGTAGTCGAGCATGTTGGCGCGGCGCATGGCGAGGGGGTCGAGCCCCAGCTTCTCGGCCATGTGGTCGACGTGCGCCTCGCTGGCGAACACCACCTGCGGTTCACCAAAACCGCGAAAGGCTCCGCAGGGAACCGTATTGGTGCGCACCGCCCAGGCGTTCACCCGCGCGTTCTCGACGCGGTAGGGGCCGCAGGCGTGGATGAGTCCGCGCCACAGCACCACAGGCGAGAGCGTGGTGTAGGCGCCGCCGTTGAGGAAGTAGTCGACCTCGACGGCCTTGATGATGCCGTCGCGCGTCGCCGCCGTCTTGTAGCGGATCTTGCCGGGATGGCGCTTCGACATGGCCACCATGTCCTCTTCGCGCGACATGATGTACTTCACGGGGCGGCCCGTCTTCCAGGCCAGCAGGGCGCACAGCGCTCCGGGCGAGCTGGGGGCGTCTTCCTTTCCGCCAAAGCCGCCGCCGGTGGCCAGCTGCACGATGCGCACGAGGTTCAAGGGCAGCCCGAGCACCGCCCCCACGGCCTTCTGCACGTAGAAGGGGCACTGCAGCGACCCATACACCACAATGCCGCCGCATCCGTCTGGCGTGGCAATCACCCCATTGGTCTCGAGATAGGCGTGCTCTTGATACGGGGTACGATAGGTGGCCTCGAAGACCACGAGCGAGGGGTCGGCGAATGCGGCGTCGACATCGCCCCGGAGCACCTTCCAGTGGGTGTGGACGTCTCCGCGATCGAAGGCGTCTTCGATGGTGAGCACCGGCTCGAGCGGCTCGTACACCACCCGCAGCGCGGCCAGGGCGGCATCGGCCTGCGCGCGGGTCTCGGCCGCCACCAGGGCGAGGGGCTCGCCCGCATGGCACACCTCGCCATCGGCCAGCAGCAACCAGTCGCTCTTGATCATGGGAATGAGGTTCTGCCCGGGGATGTCCTTGGCGGTGAGCACCGCGTGAACGCCCGCCATCTTC
This genomic interval carries:
- the modC gene encoding molybdenum ABC transporter ATP-binding protein; the encoded protein is MGATDLTFRAETGAFTLDVALDFDDGWTAVFGPSGSGKTTLLDCVAGLRRPRQGRVVIGGVPVYDSERGVNLPARHRRVGYVSQEGHLFPHLTVRQNLRFGCPSAPQADAPLTLDEVAAMLEVGDLLDRHPSSLSGGQRQRVALGRALLSAPRLLLLDEPLSSLDVTLRQRVMTCFERVRAQVGVACLYVTHDIGEVLRLADRVALISGGRISGCAPPSSVLASLASADTLEQHAEGLETVLELDVAGHDPDDGVTRLSLGGDQVLRVPLVPHQNEARVRVALRADDVILAIGPTGQLSAQNAIAATVTEIVDRGNAHYVRCAIEGQHAVWSHITPAALRRMALTEGTGVTLIVKSHSVRRP
- a CDS encoding arginyltransferase → MRAAIIGACVACLSRHPRATRRRARDRARARRGRPRPGRRRHAPLTGGRSGAAGSAGATPERGTGAGCAARGRRHSRHRPHRPAQRPERDCGDGDRDRGPRQRPLRALRHRGAARRVEPHHACRIAAHGTHRRHGGDPHREITLREAAVTFQLAGPFPHENGDCPYLPGLQWSADYLASKGDIATAPLETLPLQASTFDDPSATLAQAVPSASAPGPDSPWPEGLDDLDVFDRLLASGFRRNGRLFYRTTCATCAECVSLRVDVARFAPTGDQRRALKKNRDVTVEIGMPAYTVEKRDLYQRFVAARYPKAKEDDLTAEAYGWFFVDHIGNTREMRYRIDGRLVGVGLVDLTRDALSSVYFYFDPDLGSRSLGTYSALREIDLCRQTRRRWVYLGFRIAGCKAMRYKSLYRPHQLLVPGVGWRDEDEAEALLRP
- a CDS encoding xanthine dehydrogenase family protein subunit M, coding for MTAQLSELKPPATITVARPKSLEALRAHVQMTPAPHYFLAGGTDLLVMHKDGVIPSSSWVDITAIAELGGIEVRDGRVRLGARVTHEEIARSPFCRLYAPALVDGCAVIGGPQIRWRGTIGGNLANASPAADTVPALYTLEAEVEIMGRDGEMRCVGVADLASGPRRSTLADGELITAVWFAAQEGVRGGFLRLGQRQSQAISKVSVAVTAVPRGEGPDGQGGFKTGFSTLRIACGAVAPTVIRAPRAEAALLEGGLTAASVARAVALIREEVRPIDDLRSTQAYRREMAGVLLERVLSRMI
- a CDS encoding (2Fe-2S)-binding protein, producing MPSDTPTDKTFRLQCSVNGKATDVWVDPTHRLLDVLREDLHLTGTKEGCGKGECGACTIFVDGHPVDSCLMLAIQAEGADLVTIEGLAREGRLDSVQEMFIAEGGVQCGFCIPGMVMAARALLDENPNPTLDDVKYGLGGNLCRCTGYTKIFNAVLHAARIESGAAAASEASA
- a CDS encoding xanthine dehydrogenase, translated to MTVSPPRLVPHHPALQVVGQPVPRPDAPDKVKGTARYVDDLAFNGQLHARVLRSPHARARIARIETAEAEKMAGVHAVLTAKDIPGQNLIPMIKSDWLLLADGEVCHAGEPLALVAAETRAQADAALAALRVVYEPLEPVLTIEDAFDRGDVHTHWKVLRGDVDAAFADPSLVVFEATYRTPYQEHAYLETNGVIATPDGCGGIVVYGSLQCPFYVQKAVGAVLGLPLNLVRIVQLATGGGFGGKEDAPSSPGALCALLAWKTGRPVKYIMSREEDMVAMSKRHPGKIRYKTAATRDGIIKAVEVDYFLNGGAYTTLSPVVLWRGLIHACGPYRVENARVNAWAVRTNTVPCGAFRGFGEPQVVFASEAHVDHMAEKLGLDPLAMRRANMLDYGDVTVTGHPLESSVGFREVVDRVTEAAEFERKRREYDAQDPTSPVRRGIGLAVTYYGVGLGALGKHLNPAGANVVVAADGTVTLAVGTTEIGQGMLTVLSQIAAEELGCAVTAVRVVEPDTSRVPDSGPTVASRTTLMSGNAVRDGCRQIKARMHEALAQAGHDVSLLSFTDAVREATGLCVQLSAQGWSVPPKTTFDTDTGEGHPYVTYTWSANTVEVEVDTRTGEVRPIKVVSGHDVGKMINPQTGEGQIEGGVVQGLGYGLVEEHLLREGRILNHQFSTYIIPTPMDAPEIVPIIVEHAYPWGPYGAKGLGETPLIGVAPAVVNAIAHALRGAVKSRDALYAGLREIPATPERVWEAWRTANAE